The following coding sequences are from one Candidatus Borkfalkia ceftriaxoniphila window:
- the hisIE gene encoding bifunctional phosphoribosyl-AMP cyclohydrolase/phosphoribosyl-ATP diphosphatase HisIE, with the protein MQLKFDEKGLICAVAQDCESGEVLMQAYMNLEAYEKTLETGYAHYYSRSRQKLWKKGEESGHLQEVVSVSLDCDGDCVLLRVRQTGAACHTGNYSCFFNTVKEGGAGAEMLGRLQRVVEDRRDRPEEGSYTCYLFEKGVDKIAKKTGEEAVELVIAAKNGDKEEIVGECADLFYHTLVLLANAGVKLSDVCAELEERHS; encoded by the coding sequence ATGCAACTTAAATTTGACGAAAAAGGGCTCATATGCGCCGTCGCGCAAGACTGCGAGAGCGGCGAAGTGCTCATGCAGGCTTATATGAATCTCGAAGCATACGAAAAGACGCTGGAAACGGGCTATGCGCACTATTACAGCCGCTCGCGGCAAAAACTCTGGAAAAAGGGAGAGGAGAGCGGGCATTTGCAGGAGGTCGTTTCCGTTTCCCTCGATTGCGACGGCGACTGCGTTCTGCTGCGCGTGCGTCAGACGGGCGCCGCCTGTCATACGGGAAATTATTCCTGTTTTTTCAACACCGTAAAAGAGGGCGGCGCGGGCGCGGAAATGCTCGGACGGCTCCAACGCGTCGTGGAAGACCGCCGCGATCGCCCCGAAGAGGGCTCCTACACCTGCTACCTGTTTGAAAAAGGCGTGGACAAGATCGCCAAAAAGACGGGCGAAGAGGCGGTGGAATTGGTCATCGCCGCAAAAAACGGCGACAAGGAAGAGATCGTGGGCGAATGCGCCGACCTTTTCTATCACACGCTCGTCCTGCTTGCAAACGCGGGCGTGAAACTTTCGGACGTATGCGCCGAACTCGAAGAAAGACATTCTTAA
- the hisA gene encoding 1-(5-phosphoribosyl)-5-[(5-phosphoribosylamino)methylideneamino]imidazole-4-carboxamide isomerase, which produces MILFPAIDILDGRAVRLKHGDKSQATVYGEPLDFAEMWAEAGAEYLHVVDLSGAFSGESGIDDVIREIKSKFGIPIESGGGLRSIEDIERRLDAGADRVIIGTMAICHPDEFALAVYKFGNKIVAGIDAKDGYFAVSGWTEQTDVKAVDFGKKVRRMGLEYALFTDISKDGVLGGANVEATVNMSRETGLNVIASGGVSTLDDIVRLKESGIYGAVLGRAIYDGALDLSEAIRAAK; this is translated from the coding sequence ATGATCTTATTTCCTGCAATCGACATTCTGGACGGAAGGGCGGTGCGCCTGAAACACGGCGACAAGTCGCAGGCGACGGTGTACGGAGAACCGCTCGACTTTGCGGAAATGTGGGCGGAAGCGGGCGCGGAGTATCTGCACGTGGTTGATCTTTCGGGCGCGTTTTCGGGCGAGAGCGGCATCGACGATGTGATCCGCGAGATCAAATCGAAATTCGGCATTCCCATTGAGAGCGGCGGCGGCCTTCGCAGCATCGAGGATATCGAGCGGCGGCTGGACGCGGGCGCGGACCGCGTCATCATCGGCACCATGGCAATCTGCCATCCCGACGAATTCGCCTTGGCGGTCTATAAATTCGGCAATAAAATCGTGGCGGGCATCGACGCGAAGGACGGCTATTTCGCCGTGAGCGGCTGGACGGAGCAGACGGACGTGAAGGCGGTCGATTTCGGCAAAAAGGTGCGCCGCATGGGTCTGGAATACGCGCTGTTCACGGATATTTCCAAGGACGGCGTGCTCGGCGGCGCCAACGTGGAGGCGACCGTGAACATGAGCCGTGAAACGGGTCTCAACGTCATCGCGTCGGGCGGCGTGTCCACCCTGGACGATATCGTCAGATTGAAAGAGAGCGGCATATACGGCGCGGTGCTCGGCCGCGCGATCTACGACGGCGCGCTCGATCTTTCCGAAGCCATCCGCGCCGCGAAATAA
- a CDS encoding uroporphyrinogen decarboxylase family protein yields the protein MNMYQWIEDLKNAKVKKSMPILSFPGTQLIGATVRDVCTNSDLQADMMKAVADRAPTLAAVGLMDLSVEAECFGSNVVKNPDDIPTIHDPLITDLSTVSELKVPEVGAARSGLYIEGIEKLLKRVTDRPVFAGCVGPFSLAGRLTDVSEAMILCYEDPDNMKILLEKCTEFLIKYAKEYKKIGANGIIMAEPLAGVLSPDLAAEFSEPYVRAVVEAVQDQNFIVVYHNCGNAADRMIPSILRTGCKAYHFGNAVDMRNILPQFPENTIAMGNIDPVSAFKDGTPELMRERVLTLMNDMCEKYPNFVISSGCDIPAASKWENVDAYFAAIDEYYKSKS from the coding sequence ATGAATATGTATCAATGGATCGAAGATCTGAAAAACGCCAAAGTCAAAAAGTCCATGCCCATTCTCTCGTTTCCCGGCACGCAGCTCATAGGGGCGACCGTGCGTGACGTGTGCACGAACAGCGATCTGCAGGCGGATATGATGAAGGCGGTCGCGGACCGCGCGCCCACGCTCGCCGCGGTGGGGCTGATGGACTTAAGCGTCGAGGCGGAATGTTTCGGCTCGAACGTCGTGAAAAATCCCGACGATATCCCCACCATCCACGATCCGCTGATCACCGACCTTTCCACGGTCTCCGAACTCAAAGTGCCCGAAGTGGGAGCGGCGCGCAGCGGGCTGTATATCGAGGGCATCGAAAAACTTTTGAAACGCGTGACCGACCGCCCCGTATTCGCGGGCTGCGTGGGACCGTTCTCGCTGGCGGGGCGTCTGACCGACGTTTCCGAGGCGATGATCCTGTGCTACGAAGATCCCGACAATATGAAGATCCTGCTCGAAAAATGCACGGAATTTTTGATCAAATACGCCAAAGAATATAAAAAGATCGGCGCGAACGGCATCATCATGGCGGAGCCTTTGGCGGGCGTGCTTTCGCCCGATCTGGCGGCGGAATTCTCCGAGCCGTACGTCCGCGCGGTGGTCGAAGCGGTGCAGGATCAGAACTTTATCGTCGTCTACCATAACTGCGGCAACGCGGCGGACAGAATGATCCCTTCTATCCTGCGCACGGGCTGCAAGGCGTATCACTTCGGCAACGCCGTGGATATGCGCAACATTTTGCCGCAATTCCCCGAAAACACGATCGCGATGGGCAATATCGACCCCGTGAGCGCCTTCAAGGACGGAACGCCCGAACTCATGCGCGAGCGAGTTCTCACGCTGATGAACGATATGTGCGAAAAATATCCCAATTTCGTCATTTCCAGCGGCTGCGACATTCCCGCCGCTTCCAAATGGGAAAACGTGGACGCCTACTTTGCGGCGATCGACGAATATTATAAGTCCAAATCATAA
- the hisB gene encoding imidazoleglycerol-phosphate dehydratase HisB: MRTAEISRKTKETEIVLKLDLDGAGAHEIDTGVGFFNHMLELFAVHANVGLKVLCHGDTDVDFHHSVEDIGICLGQAFKEALGDKRGIARFADRVIPMDECAALVALDIGGRPFLNFEDKLSGKIGEFDAELVEEFMRAFCFNAGVNLYMKLLKRGNAHHEAESLFKAFARCVRDAVAVSGTEIPSSKGVL; the protein is encoded by the coding sequence ATGAGAACAGCGGAAATTTCGCGTAAAACCAAAGAAACGGAAATCGTTTTGAAACTCGATCTCGACGGCGCGGGCGCGCACGAAATAGACACGGGCGTCGGCTTTTTCAACCATATGCTGGAACTGTTTGCCGTCCATGCGAACGTCGGTCTGAAAGTTCTCTGTCACGGCGATACGGACGTGGATTTTCACCACAGCGTGGAAGATATCGGCATCTGTCTCGGGCAGGCGTTCAAAGAGGCGCTCGGCGATAAGCGCGGCATCGCGCGCTTTGCCGACCGCGTCATACCCATGGACGAATGCGCAGCGCTCGTCGCGCTGGATATCGGCGGCAGGCCTTTCCTCAATTTCGAGGATAAACTTTCGGGCAAGATAGGCGAGTTCGACGCGGAACTCGTGGAAGAATTCATGCGCGCGTTTTGTTTCAATGCGGGCGTCAATCTCTATATGAAACTGTTAAAGCGCGGCAACGCGCATCACGAGGCTGAAAGCCTGTTCAAAGCGTTCGCAAGGTGCGTGCGCGACGCCGTCGCGGTTTCGGGCACCGAGATCCCCTCGTCCAAAGGGGTGCTGTAA
- the hisH gene encoding imidazole glycerol phosphate synthase subunit HisH, translating to MFGIVDYGMGNLRSVQKALEFIGETAIVSGDPELLDGCEKLILPGVGSFGAGMREMRRTGLDTYVKERAVNTKILGICLGMQFLLEVSYEDGRNEGLGLIPGEVVRFEEGKIPQIGWNSVTRLRTPLFAGIAEGTQFYFVHSYRAKTEEWFAAAMTEYYVEYPSAICYGNVYGVQFHPEKSGEAGLKLLKNFAKIQDN from the coding sequence GTGTTCGGCATCGTCGATTACGGCATGGGCAATCTCCGCTCCGTGCAGAAAGCGCTGGAATTCATCGGCGAAACGGCGATCGTTTCGGGCGATCCCGAACTTTTGGACGGGTGCGAAAAACTCATTTTGCCGGGCGTCGGCTCTTTCGGCGCGGGCATGCGCGAAATGCGCCGCACGGGGCTGGATACATACGTCAAAGAGCGCGCCGTAAACACTAAAATACTGGGTATCTGCCTCGGCATGCAGTTTTTGCTGGAAGTCAGTTACGAGGACGGGCGCAACGAGGGCTTGGGGCTGATCCCGGGCGAGGTCGTGCGTTTCGAAGAGGGAAAAATACCGCAGATCGGCTGGAATAGCGTAACGCGGCTGAGAACGCCGCTGTTTGCGGGCATTGCGGAGGGCACGCAGTTTTATTTCGTGCACAGTTACCGCGCCAAAACCGAAGAGTGGTTCGCCGCGGCGATGACGGAATACTACGTCGAATATCCCTCGGCGATATGTTACGGCAACGTGTACGGCGTGCAGTTCCATCCCGAAAAGAGCGGGGAAGCGGGACTGAAACTATTGAAAAATTTTGCGAAAATTCAAGATAATTGA
- the hisG gene encoding ATP phosphoribosyltransferase, which translates to MINVALAKGRLAEKCADIFIKCGIRAEILKEETRKLVLETADKKFKFFFVKPSDVPTYVEYGIADIGIVGKDTLLEAGCDLYEMLDLGFEKCKLCVAGFPENEKKAGAHLRVATKYVNTAKRLYFSRGEDVEIIKLNGSIELAPLTGLSDVIFDIVQSGGTLRANGLEVLEEVFDISARLIANKVSLKTKADEILPLIGEMKKYV; encoded by the coding sequence ATGATCAACGTGGCTCTCGCCAAGGGGCGGCTCGCGGAAAAGTGCGCGGATATCTTTATCAAGTGCGGCATCCGCGCGGAAATTTTAAAGGAAGAAACGCGCAAACTCGTTTTGGAAACGGCGGACAAAAAGTTCAAGTTCTTTTTCGTCAAGCCGTCGGACGTGCCCACCTATGTGGAATACGGCATCGCGGATATCGGCATCGTGGGCAAAGACACACTGCTCGAAGCCGGGTGCGATCTGTACGAAATGCTCGATCTGGGCTTTGAAAAATGCAAACTGTGCGTGGCGGGTTTTCCCGAGAACGAAAAAAAGGCTGGCGCGCATTTGCGGGTTGCGACCAAATACGTGAATACCGCCAAGCGCCTGTATTTCAGCCGCGGCGAGGACGTGGAGATCATTAAACTCAACGGCTCCATCGAGTTAGCGCCGCTCACGGGGCTATCGGACGTGATCTTCGATATCGTGCAGTCGGGCGGCACGCTGCGCGCCAACGGGCTGGAAGTTCTGGAAGAGGTGTTCGATATTTCCGCGCGGCTCATTGCCAATAAAGTGAGTTTAAAGACCAAAGCGGACGAAATTTTGCCCCTCATCGGCGAAATGAAAAAATATGTTTGA
- the hisD gene encoding histidinol dehydrogenase, which translates to MKIYANADEAEEILVRGKFDDAAKVAAVKEIVRDVQKRGDKALFAYAEKFDGSVLTADTVRVSEKEYQNAYKEVSEDFLVSLKKAVKNVYDYHARNPLQSDIRTENGRTTGYVVRPVRRAGIYVPGGTAPLSSSVLMGVLPAKAAGVKEIYAVTPAKGGKVDPAVLVAAKECGVTALFKAGGAQAIAALAYGTESIPKADVIAGPGNIFVTLAKKEVYGDVGIDMLAGPSEILIIADGRQKEKFVAADVLSQAEHDCLSRAIVLTDDAAFAERLCEEVERQIEFLPRKDIARASLENGGGVILVEDMRAACELANEIAPEHLEIAAENADELLESIDCAGAVFLGSCTPEPVGDYFAGPDHILPTGGTAKFFQVLNQDLFLRKMSVIKFDERAIREDGADIVRLAESEGLRAHANAVRVRLEEK; encoded by the coding sequence ATGAAGATATACGCGAACGCGGACGAGGCGGAAGAGATCCTCGTGCGCGGAAAATTCGACGACGCGGCGAAAGTTGCGGCGGTAAAAGAGATCGTGCGCGACGTGCAAAAGCGCGGGGATAAGGCGCTTTTTGCCTATGCGGAAAAATTCGACGGCAGCGTTCTTACCGCCGATACCGTGCGCGTGAGCGAAAAAGAATATCAAAACGCTTATAAAGAGGTGAGCGAAGATTTTCTCGTTTCCCTGAAAAAAGCGGTGAAAAACGTGTACGATTATCACGCGCGCAATCCCTTGCAATCGGATATCCGCACCGAAAACGGCAGAACGACGGGCTATGTTGTGCGGCCCGTGCGGCGGGCGGGCATTTACGTGCCCGGCGGCACGGCGCCCCTGTCCAGTTCTGTTTTAATGGGCGTCCTTCCCGCGAAAGCGGCGGGCGTAAAGGAAATTTACGCGGTTACGCCAGCCAAAGGCGGCAAGGTCGATCCCGCCGTGCTGGTGGCGGCAAAGGAATGCGGCGTCACTGCGCTGTTCAAAGCGGGCGGCGCGCAGGCGATCGCCGCGCTCGCCTACGGCACGGAAAGCATTCCCAAGGCGGACGTCATCGCGGGTCCGGGCAATATCTTCGTCACGCTTGCGAAAAAGGAAGTGTACGGCGACGTGGGGATCGACATGCTCGCGGGGCCGAGCGAAATTTTGATCATCGCCGACGGGCGGCAGAAGGAAAAATTCGTCGCGGCGGACGTATTATCGCAGGCGGAACACGACTGCCTTTCCCGCGCCATCGTTCTGACCGACGATGCCGCGTTCGCAGAAAGGCTCTGCGAAGAGGTGGAGCGCCAGATCGAATTTCTCCCGCGCAAAGACATCGCGCGCGCATCGCTGGAAAACGGCGGCGGCGTGATTCTGGTGGAAGATATGCGCGCGGCGTGCGAACTCGCCAACGAGATCGCCCCCGAGCATCTGGAGATCGCCGCCGAAAACGCGGACGAACTTTTGGAATCGATCGACTGCGCGGGCGCGGTGTTTCTGGGAAGTTGCACGCCCGAACCCGTGGGCGATTATTTCGCGGGACCCGACCATATCCTTCCCACGGGCGGAACGGCGAAATTTTTTCAGGTGCTCAACCAGGATCTGTTCCTGCGCAAGATGAGCGTCATCAAATTCGACGAAAGGGCGATCAGAGAGGACGGCGCGGACATCGTTCGTCTCGCGGAAAGCGAGGGACTGCGCGCGCACGCAAATGCCGTCCGCGTGCGTTTGGAGGAAAAATAG
- the hisF gene encoding imidazole glycerol phosphate synthase subunit HisF, which produces MLCKRIIPCLDIDKGRVVKGVNFVDLVDAGDPVETAKAYDRIGADEIVFLDITASCENRATAYDIIRRASEQVFIPLTVGGGIRTAEDFRAMLSAGADKIAVNSAAIGNPSLIGEAAQKFGSQCVVLAVDAKKNEKGGWDVYRNGGRVNTGLDAIEWIRRAEKLGAGEVLLTSMDRDGTKAGYDLELTRAAAEAVNIPVIASGGAGNMRDFYDVFLEGKADAALAASLFHFGEIEMRALKQYLKDAGIRVRTVEDAT; this is translated from the coding sequence ATGCTGTGTAAACGCATCATACCCTGCCTCGATATCGACAAGGGGCGCGTGGTGAAGGGCGTCAATTTCGTCGATCTCGTCGACGCGGGCGATCCCGTGGAAACGGCGAAAGCGTACGATCGGATCGGTGCGGACGAGATCGTCTTTCTGGATATCACCGCCAGTTGCGAAAACCGCGCCACGGCGTACGATATCATCCGCCGCGCGAGCGAGCAGGTATTCATACCGCTCACGGTGGGCGGCGGCATCCGTACGGCGGAGGACTTCCGCGCCATGCTCTCGGCGGGTGCGGACAAGATCGCCGTCAATTCCGCGGCGATCGGAAACCCTTCGCTGATCGGCGAAGCGGCGCAGAAATTCGGCTCGCAATGCGTGGTTCTGGCTGTGGACGCGAAGAAAAACGAAAAGGGCGGCTGGGACGTGTACCGCAACGGCGGCCGCGTGAATACGGGGCTGGACGCGATCGAATGGATCCGCCGCGCCGAAAAACTTGGCGCGGGCGAAGTGCTTTTGACCAGCATGGACCGCGACGGCACGAAGGCGGGCTACGATCTGGAACTCACCCGCGCGGCGGCGGAGGCAGTCAATATTCCCGTCATCGCCTCGGGCGGCGCGGGGAATATGCGCGATTTTTACGACGTGTTCCTCGAGGGAAAGGCGGACGCGGCGCTCGCGGCATCGCTCTTCCATTTCGGGGAGATCGAGATGCGCGCGCTTAAACAATATCTGAAAGACGCGGGCATCCGCGTGAGGACGGTGGAAGATGCAACTTAA
- a CDS encoding aldolase catalytic domain-containing protein, translating to MQRKGSLLSFREDIQVLDATLRDGGLVNDFRFGDDFAKALYQMNLAAGVDYMEFGYKASKKSFDTSKFGKYKFCDEEDIRAVVGDNDTPLKISVMADVGRTDYETDIIEAKDSVIDMVRVATYLNEIPAAVRMVEYCAAKGYETCVNVMAVSKAREEEISSALEILGESPVNVIYIVDSYGSLYPEQIAKLTLSYLEAGEKYKKIIGMHAHNNQQLAFGNTIEAASWGASLLDATVNGMGRGAGNCAMELLLGFLKNPKYRIEPVLQFITDYMLPLKDQGVVWGYDIPYLLTGRLNEHPNAAIRCVREKNTDYAAFHRALLDKEC from the coding sequence ATGCAGAGAAAAGGCTCGCTCCTCTCTTTCCGGGAGGATATACAGGTGCTCGACGCGACGCTGCGCGACGGCGGGCTCGTGAACGATTTCCGTTTCGGCGACGATTTCGCCAAAGCGCTCTATCAAATGAATCTCGCCGCGGGCGTGGATTACATGGAATTCGGCTATAAAGCGTCGAAAAAATCCTTCGATACTTCCAAATTCGGGAAATATAAGTTCTGCGACGAAGAGGATATCCGCGCGGTGGTGGGCGACAACGATACGCCGCTGAAAATTTCCGTCATGGCGGACGTGGGGCGCACCGACTACGAAACGGACATCATCGAGGCTAAGGACAGCGTCATCGACATGGTGCGCGTGGCGACTTATCTGAACGAGATTCCCGCCGCGGTGCGCATGGTGGAATACTGCGCCGCCAAGGGTTACGAAACGTGCGTCAACGTGATGGCGGTTTCCAAGGCGCGGGAGGAAGAAATTTCTTCGGCGCTGGAAATTCTGGGCGAAAGCCCCGTAAACGTCATCTATATCGTGGACAGTTACGGTTCGCTCTACCCCGAACAGATCGCCAAACTCACGCTTTCCTACCTCGAAGCGGGCGAAAAATACAAAAAGATCATCGGCATGCACGCGCACAACAACCAGCAGTTGGCGTTCGGCAACACCATCGAGGCGGCGAGTTGGGGCGCGAGCCTTCTGGACGCGACCGTCAACGGCATGGGGCGCGGCGCGGGAAACTGCGCAATGGAACTTTTGCTCGGCTTTCTGAAAAATCCCAAATACCGCATCGAGCCCGTTTTGCAATTCATCACCGACTATATGCTGCCGTTGAAAGATCAGGGCGTGGTGTGGGGGTACGATATCCCGTACCTTCTGACGGGACGTTTGAACGAACACCCGAACGCCGCCATCCGCTGCGTCCGCGAAAAGAATACCGACTATGCCGCGTTTCACCGCGCGCTGCTCGATAAAGAATGCTGA